One Pseudomonas syringae CC1557 genomic window, CACCTCGCCGCGCAGGCTGACCTTGGGCTGAAAATGTGCAATCCATTGCTCGGCGACCGACGTGATATCAGCAGGTCTGGTGCCTGTCGGGTGAAAGAGCTCTGCGGCCGAGAGCACTGCAAAGGCGTGATTGCCCGATGACCGCACCGCAGGATCTGGCTGAAGGGAAACGTAAGCCTCAAGCAGCTCGCACAGCGCGGCGGCCGATGCAGGTTTCTGCAAGTACCCCAGCACCTTAAGCCCCTGAGCCCCCGCCAGTTGCGCGACGCCCTCAAGCACACAGGTGGCGGAACTGCTGAGAATGATCAGAGCCTTTGCCAGCGCAGTCTCAGCCAGGAAACGGATCAGTTCGAGGCCGTCCGGTCCGTCCATCTGCAAGTCGCAGATGGCGATATCGACAGCTCCCCGACTGGACAAAGACTGCTTCGCTGCCGCAACGCTGTCAGCCGCCAGCACGTCAAAGACCTGGTTGGCATTGAGCATCTGGTGCAGCGCCATCAATTGGAAAGGATGGTCTTCGAGAATCAGAACCTTGAGTGATTGCACTGTCATGCCTACCGGATCCCGGCCATCTTGGCCAGAGGAACTCCAAGTCTAGTCAATCCAGCGGCAGTGACACATAGGACACGTCCTAAACCTGTCAGCGATTACGGGACGTGTGGGCTGCCCCTCAACCAGTCGGCTCAGCACTGCCGGGTACCTTCAGCAACTGGACCTCAATATCAGCGCGCAGACAGGTGATCGCCTTCTCAAGCGCTGACCAGCATCCGGGCACGCCCGTCTCGCCTTTTTGCCTGACGTTTTGATCCAGCGCAGCACAGGCCTTGGCCAGCGGAACGGCGTCAACCAGGCTGGCCGCTCCCTTGAGACGATGCAGGGAAGCGCTCAGGTTTTTCCAGTCCATCGACGACACTGCGCGCTCAAGCACCGAGTGCTCGTGCAGCAGATTCTTCCATAACTCACTCAGCAACCGCTGCATCTGCTCGGGATTGGCCCGGGTCATGCGGTGCAGTGCGCCCATATCGAACGTCGGCTCACGCACCACATCTCCCAGCTCCTGTGCCAGACGCGTCAGTGACAACGGTTTGATCAGCAGTCCATCCATGCCTGACTGCTCGCAGCGCGCAGCCTCGTCACTCATGGCATTGGCGGTACAGCCGATGACCGGGCATCGCTGGCGCAGCTCTTTAGCCTCGATCTGGCGTATGGCCTCGGTCAATGCGTAACCGCTGATGCCGGGCATGTTGCAATCAGTGATGACGGCATCGAATGGTTCGTCGCGCCAGATCGCCAGCGCCGCTTCACCCCCCTCGACAGACGCGACCCGGTGCCCCAGAAACTCGAGTTGACGGGTCAACACCAGTCGATTGGCCGACATATCATCGACCACCAACACATGCAGGCTGCGCGTATCGACTTCAGGCTGCGAGCGTTCATCAACGGGCAGCACCCGATCGCTGATCCTGACGAGCGGCACGTCGATGGTGACGCATGTGCCCTTGCCGGGCTCACTGTGCAGGCGAATCTCACCCTGCATCAGCTCGACCAATTGCCGGGTTATAGTTAGTCCCAGCCCGCTTCCGCCATACTGCGCAGCCGTGTCACCGCTTGCCTGGGTGAAGGGTTGAAACACCTTTTGCTGGCGCTCGGGCTCGATGCCTGCACCGCTGTCTTCAATGCTGATGCGCACACGCGATGCACCTTCAGGTGCATCGGCCACTTCCACCCTCACGACCACGCCTCCCTCACAGGTAAACTTCAAGGCATTGCCCAGCAGGTTATGCAGTACCTGACGAAGCCTCAACGGGTCCAGCCAGTAGTGACCACTGACCTGCCCGGTCATCTCCAGACGCAGTTGCAGACCTTTTGCCTGTGCCTGAGCCGAGAACAGCTGAATGGCTTCCTCGAAAAACTCGCGAAGTGGCGTCACAGCCAATGACAGCTGCAGGCCGCCTGCTTCGATTCTGGCCAGATCGAGACTCTCGCCGATCAGCGCAACCAGTTGCGTGGCTGAACGGTAAGCCACCTGTAATCCCTGGGACGGTCTGTCGCCCTGACGCACCGCCTGCTCACACTCCAATTCCAGAAGGCCGATGATTGCCCCCATCGGCGTGCGGATTTCATGACTCATGCCAGCCAGAAAAGCGCTTTTTGCCTGATTGGCCTGAGCCGCCTGATGCATGGCGCTCTCAAGTTGCTGCTCCAGCAGCTTGCGCTCGGTGATATCGATCCAGCCGCCCAACAAACCCTGCAATTGACCATCGGCACCGAAGAACGGAGCCGTCCATTGCCAGACCTCCATGCGCTTGCCGGACAGTTGAATAGTGCGGTCACTGAAGGCCGGCTGGTGGTTTTCCAGCAGTTTAAGGTAGTCGGCGTGCATCTGTTCGGCCAGCTGCCGCGGGATGAGATCGACATCGATCAGGCGTCGGCCATTCATGTGCTCGAAACTGATGCCCAGGCTGTGTTCGTAGGCGCGGTTGCAGGAGATCATGCGGCCCTTGAGATCCCGCACATAGATCGGGTTAGGAATGCCATCGAGCAGAGCACGTTTGAAAGCCAATTGATCGTTGAGCAGGCGTTCAGCCTTGAGGCGTTGGAGAATCTGCACCTTGAGACGACCGCTCCAGGCCAGCGACACCAGGCCGGTGAGCAAGGCCAGCGCCACGACCCAGATCACCCACGGCGGAATGCGTCCCCACAGGGAAGGTTGAGGCAGCGACGAGCCCAGCCACTTCAGGCGGATCGAACGTAACTCGGCGACCGGAAATTCTTCCAGTGCCTTATTGAGGATGCCCAGCAACTCGGGCTGGGTCTTGATCACTGAAAAACGGTCAGGCGACCATTTCCCATCGACACTTCGGGCCACTTTCAACTGCCCGGACGGAAACAGGTAGGCGCCTGCCTCATTCTGAATGGTCGCTTTGGCAACACCGTTTTCAACCAATGCGCGGGCCTGATCGTAGGTATC contains:
- a CDS encoding ATP-binding protein, encoding MVWVLLGLLFAQTLSAAQSLPFTLTAPFVASDDLVIESRDRQWLDQRKVIRVGIAIADYEPIDITSDRNRYQGISADYLGLVSDQLNVPMQVTGFARREEAIEALRDGKLDLLTSANGFERSVKGLAFSSDYMPDRSVVVGRGNDLSPPINLAGKKVVLLDGYADSEVAHRTYPDSGIIIAPNLYSALEALSQGEVDAFIGNEVIVRSYTALRPYLGLQIKFESRLPPVGFAFAVRQDEQRLLTLINRALENIAPSVSREVLGRWTLGLGADVEGQRIRFTGAERRWLLKHPSVTISTTQHPPYIYKDKNGHWVGLNADVLARISRMTGLQFVHREAASTQQSIEVLRAGLADMNTTLAENAARRRFLDFTYSFGGNSWMFVVRSEDSSQVSLDNLAGKVLALPARHALEDLIRREYPLIQLRLVDTYDQARALVENGVAKATIQNEAGAYLFPSGQLKVARSVDGKWSPDRFSVIKTQPELLGILNKALEEFPVAELRSIRLKWLGSSLPQPSLWGRIPPWVIWVVALALLTGLVSLAWSGRLKVQILQRLKAERLLNDQLAFKRALLDGIPNPIYVRDLKGRMISCNRAYEHSLGISFEHMNGRRLIDVDLIPRQLAEQMHADYLKLLENHQPAFSDRTIQLSGKRMEVWQWTAPFFGADGQLQGLLGGWIDITERKLLEQQLESAMHQAAQANQAKSAFLAGMSHEIRTPMGAIIGLLELECEQAVRQGDRPSQGLQVAYRSATQLVALIGESLDLARIEAGGLQLSLAVTPLREFFEEAIQLFSAQAQAKGLQLRLEMTGQVSGHYWLDPLRLRQVLHNLLGNALKFTCEGGVVVRVEVADAPEGASRVRISIEDSGAGIEPERQQKVFQPFTQASGDTAAQYGGSGLGLTITRQLVELMQGEIRLHSEPGKGTCVTIDVPLVRISDRVLPVDERSQPEVDTRSLHVLVVDDMSANRLVLTRQLEFLGHRVASVEGGEAALAIWRDEPFDAVITDCNMPGISGYALTEAIRQIEAKELRQRCPVIGCTANAMSDEAARCEQSGMDGLLIKPLSLTRLAQELGDVVREPTFDMGALHRMTRANPEQMQRLLSELWKNLLHEHSVLERAVSSMDWKNLSASLHRLKGAASLVDAVPLAKACAALDQNVRQKGETGVPGCWSALEKAITCLRADIEVQLLKVPGSAEPTG